In the Burkholderia multivorans ATCC BAA-247 genome, CCCGGCACGAACGTGTTCGGCAGGCCGTTCGCAGCCGTCTCGATCTCGATCGCGCGCGTCATCGCGGTATCGCTGATCGCGCCGAGCACCGACAGATCGATCATGTGATCGTCGCCGAGCCGGTCCGCCCACGCGGGGAACTGCCGCTTCAGCGCTTCGCGCACGCCTTCGCGGCACTCGAGTTCGACGCGATGGCGCTGGCCGTAGTCGAAGCCGAGCGTTTCGACCGTCTGGTAGCGTTCGAGGGCCCACGCCACGCACGTGGCCGAGTCCTGCCCGCCGGAAAACAGCACGAGCGCGCCGTCTTTAGCGTCTGTCCGAATCACCGTGATACTCCGTGAATGTATAGGCTCGCGTCGCGCTGCGCCCGATGGCCGGCTGCCGCCGAACGGCCCGACGCGTGCCGGCCTGCGCCGGCGCGACCAGTATAGGCAGCGCCGTAGCCCGGCAACGCGGTACGGCGCTTATACCGCCCATCGCGCGGCATCGCGGCGCGGACATTCGACCGATTGCGCCGGATGCAGATGGCGGTACGCTAAGTCATTGAGCGGGCACGGATTTTATCACGCCGCCGCCAATGCTGCCGGGCGCGCGAGACCCGCCCCAAACGAAAAACCCCAAGAACCTGACGATTCTTGGGGTTGGAACTGCTGGTGGCCTGGGGCGGAATCGAACCACCGACACGCGGATTTTCAATCCGCTGCTCTACCAACTGAGCTACCGGGCCAACGAAGAAACGAGAGTATAGCGACCTCTTTTGAACTGTACAAGCCCTTTTCGTGAAATTTTTTACGCCGCGCCTTCGGACGGCTTCTTGCCGAGTTCGACGCCGAGCTGCTTGAGCTTGCGATACAGGTGCGTGCGTTCGAGGCCGGTCTTTTCCGCGACGCGCGTCATGCTGCCGTTCTCGCGCGCGAGGTGGTATTCGAAGTACGCGCGTTCGAACGCATCGCGCGCTTCGCGCAGCGGAATGTCGAACGGAATCGCGGCCGTCTGGCCCGCGAGGCCGAGCGCCGCTGCGACGTCGTCGCCGAGCGTCGGCAGCGCAGCCGCCGACGCGACCGCTGCGGGCCCCGCCGCCTGCCCGGCGCCGGCCTTCGCCGCCGCATTCGCGGACACCGGCGCCGCGCCGCGCGCGAGCCCGTGCTCGACGGCCTTCAGCAGCTTCTGCAGCGCGATCGGCTTCTCGAGGAAATCGAGCGCACCGATCTTCGTCGCCTCGACGGCCGTGTCGATCGTCGCGTGCCCGGACATCATGATCACCGGCATCGTCAGCAGGCCTTGAGCCGCCCATTCCTTGAGCAGCGTGACGCCGTCGGTATCCGGCATCCAGATATCGAGCAGCACGAGATCGGGCGCCTGATTCAGCCGGTATTCCCGCGCAGCCTGCGCGTTCTCCGCCGCCTCGACGACGTGTCCTTCGTCGCTGAGGATCTCCGAGAGCAATTCCCGGATGCCCATTTCATCATCTACCACCAGGATGGTTGCCATTTACGCTGCCTTTGTCTGCTCACTTGCTTTTGTCTTCGTCGAGGCCGACCGTCCGGCGGCCGGCTTGCCGGCGGCCGACGCCGCCGCGGGCGCCGCTCCGTCGGGCCCCGCATTCGGCGCATCGCTCGCCATCTGCAGGAACAGGATCGACACCTGCGCACCTTCGACGGTCTCGCCGTGCATGCGATTGCGCAGATCGATCCGCGCGCCATGCTCGTCGACGATCTTCTTGACCGTGGCCAACCCGAGCCCCGTACCCTTCGCCTTCGTCGTCACGTAAGGCTCGAACGCGCGCGTCAGGATGCGCGCCGGGAAACCGGGCCCGTTGTCCGACACGGTAAGACGAACCGCGACGCGCGTTTTGCCCTCGGCGTCGGGGTCGCCATATTCTACTGTCTTGGTTTCGATCAACACACGCGGATGCTCGGACTCCGCGACCGAATCCTGCGCGTTCTGCAGCAGGTTGTGTATCACCTGACGCAGTTGCGTCGCATCGCCGCGAATCACCGGCAGCGACGGCGCGAGCTCGACGACGATCGGATTCTTGCCTTCGCCGACGCCGTACAGCCCCAACACTTCGCTCACCAGATCGTTCAGCTGCAGGTTCGCGAGCACGGCCGGCGGCGTGCGCGCGTATTCGCGGAAGTCGTCGACCATCCGCTTCATCGCGGCCACCTGGTTGACGATCATCGTCGCGCCGCGCTTGAGCACGTCCGCGTCGTGCGGCGCGAGCTTGTCCGACAGCTTCATCTGCAGCCGTTCGGCCGACAGCTGGATCGGTGTCAGCGGGTTCTTGATCTCGTGCGCGAGCCGGCGCGCCACCTCGCCCCATGCGACCGAGCGCTGTGCGGAAATCACGTCGGAGATGTCGTCGAACACGACGACGTAGCCCGACGTCTGCGGATCGTCGGCCTGCCCTTCGACCGTCGACACGAGCCGCGTGCCGCGCACGAGCAGCGTCAGCGGATCGGTCTCGCCCGGCACTTCGACCGCGAACTGCTGCTGCCAGTGGCCCGTATCGCCGCTGCCGCTGTCGGACGCCGCCTCGCGATCCGCGAAGGCCTTGCGCACCATCGCGCCGAACCCGGCGACGACGCCGATCTGGTCGAGCGTCGTGCCGATCAGCGAATTGAACGGCTGCCGGAAAATCCGCTCGGCGCCGCGGTTCGCCGTCGTGAGCCGGAACTGGCGGTCGAGCACGAATACGCCGGCCGTCAGGTTCGCGAGAATGCTTTCGAGATAGGCCTTCGAATGCTCGAGCGCGATCCGGTTCTTCTCGACCGCAAGCCGCGCCTCGGACAGCTGGCGCGTCATCGCGTTGAACGACTGCGTAAGGAAGCCGAGCTCGTCGCGCGTCTTGATCTCGCGCTTCGGCGTGTAGTCGCCTTCGGCGACTTCCTTCGTGCCCTGCGCGAGCAGGAACAGCGGCCGCGCGAGTTGCTGGCCAAGCGCGAGCGCAAGCATCATCGCGATGAAGGTCGCGAGGAACAGCGCGAGCGTCAGCGTGCCGATGTACATCTTGCGCAGCCCCGTGCGGCCGAGCGATTTCTCCTGATATTCGCGATAGGCACGCTGGACGGCGTCCGCGTTGTGCGCGAGCGTCGGCGGCACCGGCTGCGTGAGCTGCAGGAAGCGTTCGGCCGGCTGCAGCATCGACGTCGTCGCGTCCGGAATCGGCCGCACGACGCGCAGCCGCAGCGCGCCTTTCGCGCCGTGCGCGCGCGGATCGCCGTCGACTTCGCCCTCGATCGCCGCATACGCGCCGTGCTCGCGCGCCTGGCTCAGCATCAGCGGCGTCGGCAGATCGTCCGGAATCAGCGCCGCGAAATTGCCCGACGCCTGCGCGACGATATGCAGATCGGGCGACGCACCCGAGCCGCCGCGGCTCGGCTCGACGATCGTCGCGTCCTGCACGCCGAACTGGTCGCGCAGGCGCAGCAGCGTGAGCGTCGTGCCGTTCGTGTTCGCGTCGACGCTCGCGAGCTGATCGGACATCAGCCGCGCCTTCGTCTGCAGATCGGACAGCGACGCGTCGAGCATCCCGCGGCCGAGATTCAGGCCGGCCGTCAGCGCGGTTTCGACGTTCACGTCGAACCACGACTCGATGCTGCGCGACACGAACTGGTACGACACGATATAGATGATGCCGCCCGGCACGACACCGACGAGCGCGAAGAAGATCGCGAGCTTCGCGAGCAGCCGCGTGCCGAACTTGCCCTTCCTCAGGCGCACGACGATCATTCCGATCAGCCCGAGCACGACGAGCAGGAACACGAGCGCGACGATGATGTTCGCCGCGTACAGCCACGAGTAGTAGCGATCGAAGAATTCGGTGTTCGCGCTCGCCGCCGCGAGCAGCACGAGCAGCAGCAGCGCGGTGATCGCGACGGTCGACACGATCACGCGTATGAGGAGGCTCTTTCCGCTCGTCGCGCGGCGCACTTTATTTAGCACGTTCGGCCACCGTGAACGTAAAGCGCTTCCAGTCCGAGGCCAGTGTCCAGTCGCGGTTGTTCACCGCGTCGACCTGGAACGGCTTCGGCATCAGCGCCGTGTCGAGCTGCATCCGCACCGACGCCGTGTACGTCTCGCCGGCACGCACCTGGTTGCGGTCGATCACGTGCCACGACGTGATGTGCTTGACGACCGCGAGCGCATCCTTCAGCGTGCCGAAGCCGAGCTGCAGGCCGCCCGTCGACACGCGGTATTCGCGCGTGAGCGGCTGGAACGACAGGCGGATCGTCTGCGACACCGACACCGGCTGCTCGTCGAACCAGTACCAGCGCGCGCGGCTCAGTTCGAAGTCGGTCGTGAAATAAAGCGGGATGCCCTTGTTCACGGCATCCTCGAGGTTCGGGTTCAGTTCGAAATCGAAGCGGGCGTCGAGGCTCCAGCCGTTTCCGTCGGCCTGCAGCGAGGCGCGCTGCACGGCAATCGATTCGGCGTGCGCCGGCCGCACGATGGCCACGCACAGCGTCAACGCGACCAGCAGGACGGCCGCGAGCCGAAGTGGAAAAAGGTGTTTGATCGTCACCGTTTCTGAAACCGCGCGTAGAAAAATCCGTCGTGATCGGTGGTCGGGTCGGGCACGCCGGCGGTGCCTTCGCTGCCCGCTCCGCCCGAAGCGGCACGCGGCAGCAGCTGGCCGGGCGCGTCCAATCGTACCGCATCTTCGCAGGCCGCTTCAAACCAGCGCGCCTGCTGCTCGCCTTCTTCGGGAAAGATCGAGCACGTGACGTACAGCAGTTCGCCGCCCTCCTTCAGGAGCGGCCACAGCGCTGACAAGATGCGTCGCTGTTCGGCGACGAGCGCCGGGATGTCGGCCTCGCGGCGCAGCCAGCGGATGTCCGGATGACGTCGCACGATCCCGGACGCCGAGCACGGGACGTCGGCCAGGATCCGGTCGAACGGACGGCCGTCGTACCAGGTGTCGGGCGCGCCCGCGTCGCCGACGCGCACATCGGCCGCGAGCGACAGCCGCGCGAGGTTCTCGCCGATGCGCGTCGCGCGGCTCGCGTCGCTTTCGAGCGCAACGACTTCCGCGTCGGCGAGCTCGAGGATATGGCCGGTCTTGCCGCCCGGTGCTGCGCAGGCATCGAGCACGCGCATGCCGTCGCGCGCGCCGAGCCATTCGGCCGCGAGCTGCGCGCCCGCATCCTGCACCGACACGACGCCGTCGGCGAAACCCGGAATGCGCTCGACCGGCAACGCCGATGCGAGCCGCACCGCATGCCGGCCGATCGCGGCGGCCTCGATTCCGTTATCGCGCAGCGTGCCGAGATACGCGTCGACGCTCGCGCGACGTGCGTTCACGCGCAACGTCAGCGGACCTTGCCGGTCGCCGGCCGCGAGTATCGCCTGCCAAGCGTCGGGCCATGCGCGCTTCACGGCGTCGATCCACCATGCGCGGTAGTTCCATTGCGCGACCGGATCGGCATGCATCGCGGCGACGAGTGTGTCGCGCTCGCGCAGAAAGCGTCGCAGCACGGCGTTCACCATCCCCTTCGCAAACGCATACTCGCGCCGCGCGCCGATGGCGGTCACGGCCTGATCGACGACCGTGAACGGCGGATACGCCGCTTCGCCGTCCGCGTCGAGCAGCAGCGCGAGTGCGCCGGCGAGCACCGCATGTACGTGTGCGGGCGGCGCCTTGCCGACGAGGCGCGCGATCAGCCAGTCGACGCTGCCGAGACGACGCATCGTGCGATACGCGACGTCCTGCGTCGCACCGCGCGCGAGCGCCTGCGCCCCCGATGCCATCTGCGCGAACACCGCGGAGAGCGCGGCCGGCAACGCGGTGCCGCGCCGCACCGCGTCGACCGCCTGCGCGGCCGCGTCCAGCGCGAAGCCGAGCGAGTCGGGCGCGACACGCAATGCCGACAGGCGCGCGGCGCGGCCGGGAGAAGACGGGGAAGCGGAACGGGTTCGTGTCATCGGGGCGAAATCGGCAAGCGGGGCGGGAGCCGGGCGACGCCGACGCCGACGCCGCGCCGATCCCAAACCGCGCATTGTAGCGTGCGACCGGATGCGGCCCGGACGACGCGCAAATGAATCACCCCGCAGCGCGACGCATGCGGGGTGATGGGGGAAGGACCGCGGAACAGGCGCCGCGAACGGGCGCCGTCAGTCGAAGCGGCCGGTGCGCGCCATTTCCATCAGCCGCGCGATGCGCTCCTCGGTGGCCGGGTGCGTGG is a window encoding:
- a CDS encoding DUF4390 domain-containing protein produces the protein MTIKHLFPLRLAAVLLVALTLCVAIVRPAHAESIAVQRASLQADGNGWSLDARFDFELNPNLEDAVNKGIPLYFTTDFELSRARWYWFDEQPVSVSQTIRLSFQPLTREYRVSTGGLQLGFGTLKDALAVVKHITSWHVIDRNQVRAGETYTASVRMQLDTALMPKPFQVDAVNNRDWTLASDWKRFTFTVAERAK
- the rsmB gene encoding 16S rRNA (cytosine(967)-C(5))-methyltransferase RsmB, which produces MTRTRSASPSSPGRAARLSALRVAPDSLGFALDAAAQAVDAVRRGTALPAALSAVFAQMASGAQALARGATQDVAYRTMRRLGSVDWLIARLVGKAPPAHVHAVLAGALALLLDADGEAAYPPFTVVDQAVTAIGARREYAFAKGMVNAVLRRFLRERDTLVAAMHADPVAQWNYRAWWIDAVKRAWPDAWQAILAAGDRQGPLTLRVNARRASVDAYLGTLRDNGIEAAAIGRHAVRLASALPVERIPGFADGVVSVQDAGAQLAAEWLGARDGMRVLDACAAPGGKTGHILELADAEVVALESDASRATRIGENLARLSLAADVRVGDAGAPDTWYDGRPFDRILADVPCSASGIVRRHPDIRWLRREADIPALVAEQRRILSALWPLLKEGGELLYVTCSIFPEEGEQQARWFEAACEDAVRLDAPGQLLPRAASGGAGSEGTAGVPDPTTDHDGFFYARFQKR
- the esaS gene encoding sensor histidine kinase EsaS (Enhanced Sensitivity to Antibiotics Sensor); translated protein: MLNKVRRATSGKSLLIRVIVSTVAITALLLLVLLAAASANTEFFDRYYSWLYAANIIVALVFLLVVLGLIGMIVVRLRKGKFGTRLLAKLAIFFALVGVVPGGIIYIVSYQFVSRSIESWFDVNVETALTAGLNLGRGMLDASLSDLQTKARLMSDQLASVDANTNGTTLTLLRLRDQFGVQDATIVEPSRGGSGASPDLHIVAQASGNFAALIPDDLPTPLMLSQAREHGAYAAIEGEVDGDPRAHGAKGALRLRVVRPIPDATTSMLQPAERFLQLTQPVPPTLAHNADAVQRAYREYQEKSLGRTGLRKMYIGTLTLALFLATFIAMMLALALGQQLARPLFLLAQGTKEVAEGDYTPKREIKTRDELGFLTQSFNAMTRQLSEARLAVEKNRIALEHSKAYLESILANLTAGVFVLDRQFRLTTANRGAERIFRQPFNSLIGTTLDQIGVVAGFGAMVRKAFADREAASDSGSGDTGHWQQQFAVEVPGETDPLTLLVRGTRLVSTVEGQADDPQTSGYVVVFDDISDVISAQRSVAWGEVARRLAHEIKNPLTPIQLSAERLQMKLSDKLAPHDADVLKRGATMIVNQVAAMKRMVDDFREYARTPPAVLANLQLNDLVSEVLGLYGVGEGKNPIVVELAPSLPVIRGDATQLRQVIHNLLQNAQDSVAESEHPRVLIETKTVEYGDPDAEGKTRVAVRLTVSDNGPGFPARILTRAFEPYVTTKAKGTGLGLATVKKIVDEHGARIDLRNRMHGETVEGAQVSILFLQMASDAPNAGPDGAAPAAASAAGKPAAGRSASTKTKASEQTKAA
- the esaR gene encoding response regulator transcription factor EsaR, producing the protein MATILVVDDEMGIRELLSEILSDEGHVVEAAENAQAAREYRLNQAPDLVLLDIWMPDTDGVTLLKEWAAQGLLTMPVIMMSGHATIDTAVEATKIGALDFLEKPIALQKLLKAVEHGLARGAAPVSANAAAKAGAGQAAGPAAVASAAALPTLGDDVAAALGLAGQTAAIPFDIPLREARDAFERAYFEYHLARENGSMTRVAEKTGLERTHLYRKLKQLGVELGKKPSEGAA